From the Bombus pascuorum chromosome 7, iyBomPasc1.1, whole genome shotgun sequence genome, one window contains:
- the LOC132908736 gene encoding 15-hydroxyprostaglandin dehydrogenase [NAD(+)]-like gives MDVKGRVALVTGAASGIGKSCAVELLNEGAMVSICDINSEEGEKLAETLSTEHGKDRVIFCQCDVTDYSQFEESFQTTFATFGHIDIVVNNAGIMNDRFWELEVDINVNGVIRGTLLAQRFMGTDRGGQGGIVVNIGSNVSINPYASVPIYSATKAAIVNFTRAFGHQYHVDLTGVKVMALCPSATDSKLLGDVSKQLLWARYVDAWLRDVASSVPQRSEHVAKALIQILNTGKSGSVWLVEKDQPAHEITFPKN, from the exons ATGGACGTAAAAGGGCGAGTTGCCCTGGTGACGGGCGCCGCTTCCGGTATCGGTAAATCTTGCGCCGtagaattattaaacgaaGGCGCGATG gTGTCTATATGCGATATAAACTCAGAAGAGGGTGAAAAATTAGCGGAAACTTTGTCTACGGAACATGGGAAAGACCGTGTGATCTTCTGTCAATGCGACGTCACAGACTATTCGCAGTTCGAGG AATCGTTTCAAACAACGTTCGCGACGTTCGGCCACATCGATATCGTTGTTAATAACGCTGGAATAATGAACGATCGATTTTGGGAACTGGAAGTGGACATCAACGTT AATGGCGTGATCCGCGGAACTTTGCTCGCTCAGCGATTTATGGGGACGGACAGGGGTGGCCAGGGCGGAATAGTGGTTAATATTGGAAGCAACGTCAGCATCAACCCTTATGCGAGTGTTCCAATTTACTCTGCTACCAAGGCGGCAATCGTCAACTTCACCAGAGCGTTCGGG CACCAATACCATGTGGACTTAACCGGCGTGAAGGTGATGGCATTATGCCCCAGCGCGACAGATAGCAAATTATTAGGAGATGTCAGTAAACAATTGCTCTGGGCTAGATACGTAGACGCTTGGCTCCGTGACGTCGCCAGTTCAGTTCCTCAAAG ATCAGAGCACGTGGCTAAAgcgctgatccagatcctaaACACAGGCAAAAGTGGAAGCGTCTGGCTGGTGGAGAAGGACCAGCCTGCTCACGAGATCACATTCCCGAAAAACTAA
- the LOC132908734 gene encoding 15-hydroxyprostaglandin dehydrogenase [NAD(+)]-like, whose protein sequence is MQIKDKRVIVTGAASGLGMTISKELLRNGASVIAMIDCEEVAGKEAMNVLNAEFGRNRAIFFQCDVANNSEFDDTFKKAVKTLGGLEILVNNAGVINESDFTKTIDVNVTAVIRATLLGIQQMQKDSGGKGGVIVNISSVAGLYSLSQLPVYSATKHAVVSFSRSFAQPYHYDRTGVRIIVLCPELSQMSNVKNSAVNLSQDQLIQKYFRRVDSVAHGLVYVVRCAQNGSIWISEDGKPVYEIQLFDSLPQKHNDSILEENERKMQID, encoded by the exons atgcAAATCAAGGATAAAAGAGTCATTGTAACGGGAGCTGCAAGTGGCTTGGGTATGACTATTAGCAAAGAACTGCTGCGAAATGGTGCATCC GTAATAGCAATGATAGATTGCGAGGAGGTAGCTGGCAAGGAAGCGATGAACGTGCTGAACGCAGAATTCGGCCGCAATCGTGCTATATTCTTCCAGTGCGATGTCGCGAACAATTCCGAATTCGatg ATACCTTCAAGAAAGCTGTGAAGACACTCGGCGGTCTGGAGATTCTAGTGAACAATGCTGGTGTCATTAACGAGAGCGATTTCACTAAAACCATCGATGTAAACGTG ACAGCAGTGATACGAGCGACGCTTCTAGGAATCCAACAAATGCAAAAGGACTCCGGTGGCAAAGGCGGTGTTATCGTCAATATATCGTCTGTGGCTGGTCTGTATTCTTTATCTCAGCTTCCAGTATATTCCGCTACGAAACATGCAGTGGTTAGCTTCAGCCGTTCGTTCGCG CAACCTTATCATTACGATAGGACTGGAGTAAGGATAATAGTCCTGTGTCCCGAGCTCTCTCAAATGTCcaatgtaaaaaattcagCAGTAAATCTGTCGCAAGATCAACtgatacagaaatattttcgaag AGTGGACAGCGTGGCGCACGGACTGGTTTACGTGGTGAGATGCGCTCAGAACGGAAGTATATGGATCAGCGAGGATGGAAAACCCGTCTACGAGATACAATTGTTCGACAGCCTACCGCAAAAGCATAATGATTCTATATTGGAAGAAAACGAGCGTAAAATGCAAATAGATTAA
- the LOC132909114 gene encoding uncharacterized protein LOC132909114, translating into MNIEGKIALVTGGANGIGFCAARKLLRNGAKTVALLDLNDSGGESAAAELNNEFGKDRAIFIACDVSKSEKLKESFKKVIDLYETLDILVNIAGIMDDADWEIMVDVNYKGIVHGTILGLHIMGKYKGGSGGVIVNMSSVAGLEGIPIAPIYGGTQYAIVGFTQSLKHYYEKTGIRMLTICPGLTTTAMAARFMSSKEHAMDLLDEETAAMAMATMQKQPPEHVATAIIQLIEHGKNGAIYVIENNQPAYAIEIPSYSALKVPIIMYSIQDKTVLITGGGSGLGLNYAERLLQDGAKVVAIIDLEKSSTEVAVSQLEMEFGEGSTKYFPCDVSNAEQFEATFKKVWDTLGGLDILINNAGLLNDLKWQQTIGVNVNGVIQGSLLALDYMGKHKGGKGGTIVNIASIVALQIFSEIPIYCTSKHTVLAFSRCIQEHFDKTGVRILVLCPGATATSLLDEVTEKCLDFVEKNALKTAMDSLPVQSTQHVGRGMIQFLLKGENGAVWVIENKQPPYAVEFPPCKKVEVQL; encoded by the exons ATGAACATCGAGGGTAAGATCGCGCTCGTCACCGGCGGGGCGAACGGAATCGGCTTCTGCGCCGCCCGAAAACTCCTTCGAAATGGAGCGAAG aCGGTAGCTCTGTTGGATCTAAACGATTCCGGTGGTGAGAGCGCAGCCGCTGAATTGAACAACGAGTTTGGCAAAGACCGTGCCATCTTCATCGCCTGCGATGTGTCGAAGAGCGAAAAACTTAAAG AATCGTTCAAAAAAGTTATCGACCTGTACGAGACACTAGATATTCTCGTAAACATCGCGGGCATTATGGACGACGCGGATTGGGAAATAATGGTCGATGTCAACTAC AAAGGCATCGTTCATGGAACTATCTTGGGATTGCATATTATGGGGAAGTATAAGGGTGGCAGTGGTGGAGTCATCGTAAACATGTCCTCTGTAGCTGGCCTCGAGGGCATCCCTATAGCGCCAATTTATGGAGGGACGCAGTACGCCATTGTTGGTTTCACTCAGTCGCTGAag CATTACTATGAGAAAACTGGCATCCGTATGCTGACGATATGCCCTGGATTAACGACCACAGCTATGGCTGCCAGATTTATGTCCTCCAAAGAACACGCTATGGATCTTCTCGACGAAGAAACCGCGGCTATGGCAATGGCCACTATGCAGAAACAACC GCCTGAACATGTAGCCACTGCTATTATCCAATTAATCGAACACGGAAAGAACGGCGCCATTTACGTCATCGAAAACAATCAACCTGCATATGCGATCGAAATTCCTAGTTATAGCGCCTTAAAAGTCCCTATA aTAATGTACAGCATACAGGACAAGACCGTTTTGATCACCGGTGGAGGTAGTGGACTCGGTTTAAATTATGCCGAGAGATTACTGCAAGATGGAGCGAag GTAGTTGCTATTATTGACTTGGAAAAATCGTCCACAGAAGTCGCAGTGTCTCAATTGGAAATGGAATTCGGCGAAGGAAGCACCAAATATTTCCCATGTGACGTAAGCAATGCTGAACAATTCGAag CGACTTTCAAAAAGGTTTGGGATACTCTGGGTGGCCTGGACATTCTTATTAACAATGCTGGTTTACTTAATGACTTAAAATGGCAGCAAACTATTGGCGTGAACGTT AACGGCGTAATCCAAGGATCTTTGCTCGCTTTGGATTATATGGGCAAACACAAAGGTGGCAAAGGAGGCACCATAGTAAACATTGCATCGATCGTGGCTCTGCAAATCTTCTCTGAAATACCTATTTACTGTACCAGCAAACACACTGTCTTGGCGTTCAGCCGTTGCATACAG GAACACTTTGACAAAACTGGCGTTCGCATTCTTGTACTTTGCCCTGGTGCCACAGCAACGTCGCTTTTGGATGAAGTGACAGAGAAATGTTTAGACTTTGTTGAAAAAAATGCTCTTAAAACAGCGATGGATTCATTGCCAGTACAATC AACGCAACACGTAGGAAGAGGCATGATACAGTTTCTCTTGAAAGGTGAAAATGGAGCTGTCTGGGTCATTGAGAACAAACAACCACCATACGCTGTTGAATTTCCACCTTGCAAGAAAGTGGAGGTGCAGCTCTGA
- the LOC132909112 gene encoding 3-hydroxyacyl-CoA dehydrogenase type-2-like: protein RFITFKAYTSLFLSSPLDHKRFLLLLQRNLLWKIKRCQFHATPIAYRKKNRKGKGDDGPKIIKPIYEKSPKPILEPSCKNAIVIGGSEGFGFAAADHLLCKGARIVVVADDDPIEGKVAVKKLCDSYGKNRALFVHYDIKSDCHIQAGLTNSLCKLGVIHILFNNLDKERLPLKCPTSTLKQNITTETIQIGLELLGKDQGGSKGIIINCASIFGFMGWPQDPFPVYCKKEPVIEVTRDFAKNYKGQEKDVRVVALCPTTKCFSNIGLPDFPEPIPNKTMNEMPICIPHSKYHIGTALSYILAWAKNGSAWLVEPAISVHQIPRLIHFPEKEGERVDSKVYEAQPCPVKLEVPCVKPGVCVPGEKQMCAKKKWKDGDKK from the exons CGTTTCATCACCTTCAAAGCGTATACTTCATTGTTCCTTAGTTCTCCACTGGATCATAAGCGTTTTCTTCTGTTACTTCAGAGGAATCTTCTCTGGAAGATCAAACGGTGTCAATTTCACGCAACTCCAATAGCGTATCGAAAGAAGAACAGGAAGGGTAAAGGAGATGACGGgccaaaaataataaaaccgatcta CGAGAAATCACCTAAACCAATTCTGGAGCCCTCGTGTAAGAACGCTATAGTGATCGGTGGGTCTGAAGGTTTTGGTTTTGCAGCGGCTGATCATCTCTTGTGCAAAGGAGCGCGC ATCGTCGTAGTAGCTGACGATGATCCTATTGAAGGAAAAGTCGCAGTAAAAAAGCTATGCGATTCTTACGGAAAAAATCGCGCTCTGTTTGTTCATTATGACATTAAAAGTGATTGTCACATTCAAG CTGGTTTGACAAACTCTCTCTGCAAGCTTGGAGTGATTCACATTCTTTTCAACAACCTCGATAAAGAACGACTACCATTAAAGTGTCCAACGTCGACTTTGAAACAA AACATTACGACTGAAACGATTCAAATAGGATTGGAGCTTTTAGGAAAGGATCAAGGTGGCTCTAAAgggataataataaattgcgCGAGTATTTTTGGTTTCATGGGATGGCCTCAAGATCCATTTCCGGTTTATTGCAAGAAAGAACCAGTTATAGAAGTGACGAGAGATTTCGCG aaaaattataagggGCAAGAAAAGGATGTTCGTGTTGTGGCCCTTTGTCCAACGACCAAATGTTTCTCCAATATTGGATTACCAGATTTCCCAGAACCTATCCCAAATAAAACAATGAACGAAATGCCAATTTGTATACCGCATTC CAAGTATCACATAGGAACTGCTTTGAGCTACATACTAGCGTGGGCAAAGAACGGGAGTGCATGGCTTGTAGAACCAGCGATCAGTGTCCATCAAATTCCTCGATTAATTCACTTCCCGGAGAAAGAAGGTGAACGAGTCGACTCTAAAGTCTATGAGGCACAA CCTTGTCCAGTGAAATTAGAAGTACCATGCGTCAAACCTGGGGTGTGTGTACCCGGAGAAAAACAAATGTGTGCAAAAAAGAAGTGGAAAGATGGTGATAAAAAATGA
- the LOC132908738 gene encoding 15-hydroxyprostaglandin dehydrogenase [NAD(+)]-like — protein sequence MNVRHAIVLIVGGGSGIGCTCAEQFLSSKAEFVGILDLPNSNGRVVADTLGIQYGAHRVDFFVCDVTNDEQVNSIFQRITQLLGSFDILINSAGVLTNGEDWHRMIDVNVTGLIRTTLKAIDIMGKHKGGKGGTIVNISSIAGLIPVVYYPIYAATKHAIVGLTNSLALSYNETGVRMMLMCPGRTHTPLISNLYNFENPHLNFINVNRALMCLRTAGNQP from the exons ATGAATGTGAGACACGCAATTGTATTGATCGTTGGAGGAGGAAGCGGTATCGGTTGCACCTGTGCTGAACAGTTTTTGAGTTCCAAGGCTGAG TTCGTGGGAATTTTGGATTTACCAAACTCAAATGGAAGAGTCGTAGCAGATACATTGGGCATTCAGTATGGTGCACACCGTGTGGATTTCTTCGTCTGTGATGTCACGAACGATGAGCAAGTAAATT CGATCTTTCAAAGGATCACACAATTGTTAGGGAGTTTCGATATTCTCATCAATAGCGCAGGAGTTTTGACCAATGGAGAAGATTGGCACCGCATGATAGATGTGAATGTC ACTGGACTCATACGTACGACTTTAAAGGCCATCGATATAATGGGTAAACACAAAGGTGGTAAAGGTGGTACAATAGTAAATATTTCCTCCATAGCTGGTCTCATACCTGTAGTTTATTATCCAATTTATGCTGCAACGAAACATGCCATCGTTGGACTCACCAATAGTTTAGCG CTCAGTTACAACGAAACTGGCGTTCGTATGATGCTGATGTGCCCTGGCCGTACACACACTcctttaatatcaaatttgtaCAACTTTGAAAATccacatttaaatttcattaatgttAATAGAGCGTTGATGTGTTTAAGAACAGCGGGTAACCAACcgtaa